One window from the genome of Gimesia aquarii encodes:
- a CDS encoding cytochrome c oxidase subunit 3, whose product MSTFRSRTVRNRFALLFTSRDRLSQRDFGLAIFLFSIAVLFLGGLVAYIIVRANLAQHHQPVALVIPPLLWLSTALLFLGSISIHRALYFVRQEKQQQFRNCLNLTFLLGGAFFVIQALGLVHLLRQHSEILLGVEHLKNAYNYPSSYGVLFSFVLLHAAHFLVAFGLLGMIIFRAYLNQYDHEYHWGVHACSIVWHFLGALWVIMLLLFCFVG is encoded by the coding sequence ATGTCCACTTTCCGGAGTCGAACTGTTCGAAATCGTTTTGCGCTGTTATTCACTTCTCGAGATCGGCTAAGCCAAAGAGATTTTGGTTTGGCAATTTTCCTGTTTAGTATCGCGGTTCTTTTTTTGGGTGGATTAGTCGCTTATATTATTGTGCGTGCTAATTTAGCTCAACATCATCAACCAGTGGCTCTCGTAATTCCCCCACTTCTTTGGTTGAGTACGGCTCTTCTGTTTTTGGGAAGTATTTCGATTCACCGTGCTTTGTATTTTGTCCGACAGGAAAAGCAACAGCAGTTTCGGAATTGTTTGAATCTGACGTTTCTTTTAGGTGGGGCTTTTTTTGTAATTCAAGCTTTAGGATTGGTTCATCTTCTCCGGCAACACTCAGAAATCCTACTTGGCGTAGAGCATCTCAAAAATGCGTATAATTATCCCAGTAGCTATGGTGTTCTTTTTTCCTTTGTATTACTGCACGCTGCTCATTTTCTGGTTGCCTTTGGTCTTCTGGGGATGATCATTTTTAGAGCGTATCTCAATCAGTATGACCATGAATATCATTGGGGAGTCCATGCCTGTTCGATAGTATGGCATTTTCTCGGAGCACTCTGGGTGATTATGTTGCTATTGTTCTGCTTTGTTGGATAA
- a CDS encoding cytochrome C oxidase subunit IV family protein: MSTHAESETHSDDTQTCEVHIVPVKVLVGVFIVLVALTVLTVEAAKFDVGRADVIVSMTIATIKASLVVFIFMHLWYDKPLNRIAFFFSIVFAAFFLCMILLDSHAYDDYVKGFQQDKASNAVMPAPAPAPETAPAQK; this comes from the coding sequence ATGTCAACTCATGCTGAAAGCGAGACTCACTCAGACGATACTCAAACTTGTGAGGTGCATATTGTACCTGTCAAAGTTTTAGTAGGAGTTTTTATAGTACTGGTTGCTTTAACTGTCCTCACAGTTGAAGCGGCTAAGTTTGATGTGGGACGAGCAGATGTCATTGTTTCGATGACGATTGCCACGATTAAGGCTTCGTTAGTTGTATTTATTTTTATGCACCTGTGGTACGATAAGCCTCTTAATCGAATTGCATTCTTTTTCTCAATTGTCTTTGCTGCCTTCTTTCTTTGTATGATTTTGCTAGACTCACATGCTTACGACGATTATGTTAAAGGATTTCAGCAAGACAAAGCTTCCAATGCTGTTATGCCTGCACCGGCACCAGCACCTGAAACGGCACCAGCTCAAAAATAA
- the lepB gene encoding signal peptidase I, whose amino-acid sequence MAKNVEKAKAKKLPVEQTEEKKDEGEKARGRHNEIRDTLESIIIALVFAFVFRAYSAEAFVIPTGSMAPTLYGRHKELSCAECGVKYAVGASDELIGKSGYYDPDKKVTGAYCPNCRYYTNLRNASPFTGDRIIVNKFPFDFGDPDRWDVIVFKYPEEAQTNYIKRLVGLPGEQIQISRGDVYARKNEKEPFQILRKDNLEKQLSVQQLVYDDDYPPREILNYDWPERWSPMAQVSPNETKFQNLKKSAWEIDTDARVYQFQGSALAAGIRNLQWLRYQHIVPRQSEWALLEENPELFKQTMQSSPPQPRLINDYTAYNDYSGGLSKGSFKYDAAFWVGDLTVSFDVEIQTDEGEFFVELMRGDRHYRVRFDIKTGQAKLYYVEDFPNPEPVEVELTTVETVLKGKGSHSVMFANVDQRLCLWIDGSEVSFENKTEYEPPVSPAPRDGDLAPVGIAGLNVDFVVSHLLLQRDIYYRAVEYYQNQEYSGDRSHLWELLWDPAAWSRQYEDHRQQVRFEKLSDDEFFVLGDNSARSADSRLWDNKRKAERRHAVPRSALVGKAFMIYWPHGIPFLNDGRGYSPNVGPLKRFFYHQTSPGSYPRDPYAKLSFPFYPNFSRMKRIR is encoded by the coding sequence ATGGCAAAAAATGTTGAAAAAGCAAAAGCGAAAAAACTCCCCGTAGAGCAAACTGAAGAAAAGAAGGACGAAGGTGAAAAGGCTCGTGGCCGGCATAATGAAATTCGAGATACGTTAGAGTCGATCATTATTGCGTTAGTATTTGCATTTGTATTTCGTGCTTATTCAGCAGAAGCGTTTGTGATTCCAACGGGGTCGATGGCACCAACATTATATGGTCGCCATAAAGAATTGAGCTGTGCGGAGTGTGGTGTGAAATACGCGGTGGGCGCCAGTGATGAACTGATCGGAAAATCTGGGTATTATGATCCAGATAAGAAAGTCACGGGAGCTTATTGCCCCAACTGCCGGTACTATACTAATCTTAGGAATGCGTCTCCATTTACAGGGGACCGGATTATCGTCAATAAGTTTCCCTTTGATTTTGGAGATCCTGACCGTTGGGATGTGATCGTCTTCAAGTATCCGGAAGAAGCACAGACGAATTACATTAAGCGATTAGTTGGCTTACCCGGAGAACAAATTCAGATTTCCCGGGGAGATGTCTACGCTAGAAAAAATGAAAAAGAACCATTTCAGATTCTGCGTAAAGACAATTTGGAGAAACAACTGTCAGTTCAACAGTTAGTATACGATGACGATTATCCACCCAGGGAGATCTTAAATTACGATTGGCCTGAGCGGTGGTCACCCATGGCTCAGGTTTCCCCTAACGAGACGAAGTTCCAGAATTTGAAGAAGTCTGCCTGGGAAATTGATACTGACGCACGTGTTTACCAATTTCAAGGTAGCGCTCTGGCTGCGGGTATCAGAAATCTTCAATGGTTACGCTACCAGCATATTGTCCCGCGTCAATCAGAGTGGGCACTACTTGAAGAAAATCCAGAACTATTCAAACAGACGATGCAGTCATCCCCGCCTCAACCACGTTTAATCAATGATTATACAGCCTACAATGATTATTCAGGTGGATTGTCAAAAGGAAGTTTTAAATATGATGCCGCTTTTTGGGTCGGCGATTTGACAGTCAGTTTTGATGTTGAAATTCAGACGGATGAAGGTGAATTTTTCGTTGAACTGATGCGGGGAGATCGCCATTATCGGGTACGTTTTGATATCAAGACGGGTCAGGCAAAGTTGTATTATGTAGAAGATTTTCCTAATCCCGAGCCTGTTGAAGTTGAGCTGACAACTGTGGAAACGGTTTTAAAAGGGAAAGGATCGCATTCGGTGATGTTTGCTAATGTTGATCAGAGGCTCTGTTTATGGATTGATGGTTCGGAAGTAAGTTTCGAAAACAAAACGGAATATGAACCGCCGGTTTCTCCTGCACCTCGCGATGGTGATCTCGCTCCTGTAGGAATTGCGGGACTCAATGTTGATTTTGTAGTTTCTCATTTATTGTTGCAGCGCGATATTTATTATCGTGCAGTTGAGTATTATCAGAATCAGGAATATTCTGGCGATCGGTCACACCTTTGGGAATTACTTTGGGATCCGGCAGCATGGAGTCGGCAATATGAAGACCATCGTCAACAGGTACGATTTGAGAAATTGTCAGACGATGAGTTTTTCGTGCTGGGAGATAACTCAGCGCGCAGTGCAGATAGTCGTCTTTGGGATAATAAGCGAAAAGCCGAACGGCGTCACGCAGTTCCTCGCTCTGCCCTGGTTGGAAAAGCGTTCATGATTTATTGGCCACATGGCATTCCGTTTCTGAATGATGGTCGTGGCTATTCACCTAATGTAGGGCCATTGAAGAGATTTTTCTATCATCAGACTTCGCCAGGTTCCTATCCCAGAGATCCTTACGCTAAGCTGTCATTTCCGTTTTACCCTA
- the lepB gene encoding signal peptidase I, producing the protein MMHHPSSQIESQTEEVEGRSNLFRMVLESVVSLAIAVILFRTFQAEGYMISTGSMAPSLLGYHKQVICPRCDFSFTYGVAYDDSVSGNRFQAKGHSDGESFQQAGQYATCPNCGTHSIDLSNVPRNEGDQLLVFKHAYYLKPPERWSVAVFQNPMKPTQAYVKRVVGLPGESVQVRNGDLYINGKIERKNLKIQRAVRLLVYDHHYRPTKDDFFQPRLLPDESESPNGDHLRGKRAWVAKEDGFIFDENHESSQNVSSRNEWAWVNYQHWIRQGGHYVTSVSLEEWPAEVEKPEPVLANIEYDEEQKKLICKGSMSAETCHRYLDQTANEEFRYAIALLYEKSHVSPLFDDYGYNTGVENQQAIPVHDVMFQCDLKVNSGVGEFAIEVFEGHHKFRNVFDFQQRRVSLFVDGQKKAIRTGNLSGDFRTRTALLEMSVMDRQVLLAIDGQLVYKPLLYSETTTPRKEIRVPVRFGANGGDFYVSNLKLFRDIHYARGKALHGVDESYQLDHQSYFVLGDNSPVSLDSRSWSDGKVDYKYLLGKPFLVHLPSRQGEVKIGDHVGHMRIPDFSRIRYIQ; encoded by the coding sequence ATGATGCACCACCCTTCAAGTCAAATCGAATCTCAAACTGAAGAGGTGGAAGGCCGTTCCAACCTGTTTCGTATGGTGTTAGAGTCCGTTGTCTCGCTGGCGATTGCAGTGATTCTCTTCAGGACATTTCAAGCCGAAGGATATATGATTTCTACGGGATCTATGGCACCCTCCTTGTTGGGTTATCATAAACAGGTGATTTGTCCTCGGTGCGATTTTTCATTTACTTATGGTGTTGCATATGATGATTCCGTTTCAGGGAACCGCTTTCAGGCAAAAGGGCATTCGGATGGTGAATCATTTCAGCAGGCTGGTCAATATGCGACATGTCCTAACTGTGGTACGCATTCGATAGATTTATCGAATGTTCCAAGAAACGAAGGTGACCAGCTACTTGTCTTCAAACACGCTTATTATCTAAAGCCACCAGAACGCTGGAGTGTTGCTGTATTTCAAAATCCAATGAAACCAACACAAGCATATGTAAAAAGAGTGGTTGGTTTGCCGGGAGAGTCAGTTCAAGTTAGAAATGGTGATTTATATATTAATGGCAAAATTGAGCGTAAAAATCTAAAAATTCAACGTGCTGTTCGGTTACTGGTTTATGATCATCACTATCGACCGACTAAGGATGATTTCTTTCAACCGCGTTTACTGCCTGACGAGAGTGAGTCACCAAATGGGGATCACTTGAGGGGTAAAAGAGCTTGGGTTGCCAAAGAAGATGGTTTTATTTTTGACGAAAATCATGAAAGTTCACAGAATGTATCTAGCAGAAACGAATGGGCCTGGGTGAATTACCAACATTGGATACGACAAGGCGGACACTATGTGACATCAGTTTCACTTGAGGAGTGGCCCGCAGAGGTCGAAAAACCAGAACCGGTTTTAGCGAACATTGAATATGATGAAGAACAAAAAAAATTGATCTGTAAAGGGTCAATGTCGGCAGAGACTTGTCATCGATATCTTGATCAAACAGCAAATGAGGAATTCCGTTATGCGATTGCATTACTATATGAAAAATCGCATGTATCTCCTCTCTTTGATGATTATGGTTACAATACAGGAGTCGAAAATCAACAAGCAATTCCTGTTCACGATGTCATGTTTCAATGTGATTTGAAAGTCAATTCCGGAGTGGGCGAGTTTGCGATTGAAGTTTTTGAGGGACATCATAAGTTTAGAAATGTTTTTGACTTTCAGCAAAGACGAGTTTCGCTATTTGTAGATGGTCAAAAAAAAGCGATTCGTACTGGCAATCTTTCCGGTGATTTTCGGACTCGAACCGCATTGCTTGAGATGTCTGTTATGGACCGTCAGGTTTTGTTAGCCATCGATGGGCAATTGGTTTACAAGCCGCTTTTATATAGTGAGACCACAACTCCGCGGAAAGAAATTCGTGTACCCGTTCGATTTGGTGCCAATGGGGGTGATTTTTACGTTTCAAATCTAAAACTATTCCGAGATATTCACTACGCACGCGGTAAGGCGCTGCATGGTGTCGATGAATCTTATCAACTGGATCACCAGAGTTATTTTGTACTCGGTGACAATAGTCCCGTTTCATTAGACAGCCGGAGTTGGTCAGACGGAAAAGTAGACTATAAATACTTACTGGGGAAGCCTTTTTTGGTGCATTTACCCTCACGTCAAGGAGAGGTGAAAATCGGAGATCATGTTGGCCACATGCGCATTCCAGATTTCTCCCGAATTCGTTATATTCAGTGA